From Glycine soja cultivar W05 chromosome 4, ASM419377v2, whole genome shotgun sequence, the proteins below share one genomic window:
- the LOC114408278 gene encoding uncharacterized protein LOC114408278, whose protein sequence is MKNARDLEDHEHDLTLSLRCGSPKRTTHSSSPSLPQINISLMELQMPYPNYLVPSSNHNINPLFESCSNHNSTNPSLASSSNHNIDPLLVVSPSSAPGAAAPTPVLTRRSRRASSQRRRRSQGKSETIPAPFPWATDRRATVHNRKYLLENNVLVITGRVQCKRCEQEFEMTLDLEEKVNELRKFIQKESRSMHDRAPAAWVNPVTPKCVHCGRENCIKPILVYTKKRSINWLFLLLGQMLGFCTLNQLRYFCKHTNNHRTGAKDRLLYCAYMTLSKQLVPEWFD, encoded by the coding sequence ATGAAGAACGCAAGGGACTTAGAAGATCATGAGCATGATCTCACTCTCTCACTCAGGTGTGGTAGTCCAAAGAGAACCACGCACTCTTCTTCCCCTTCccttcctcaaataaacatctCCTTGATGGAACTACAAATGCCTTACCCTAATTATTTGGTGCCATCTTCTAACCACAACATTAACCCTTTATTTGAGTCATGTTCTAACCACAACTCTACTAACCCTTCATTGGCGTCATCTTCCAACCATAACATTGACCCTTTGTTGGTGGTGTCACCTTCCAGCGCTCCAGGTGCTGCTGCTCCTACACCCGTTTTGACACGTCGCTCCCGTCGTGCCTCGTCTCAACGCCGCCGCCGGAGCCAAGGAAAGAGCGAAACCATCCCTGCACCTTTTCCTTGGGCGACGGATCGCCGGGCCACCGTCCACAACCGCAAATATCTATTGGAAAACAATGTTCTCGTCATCACCGGAAGGGTTCAGTGCAAGAGGTGCGAGCAGGAGTTCGAGATGACGCTTGATCTGGAGGAGAAAGTGAACGAGTTGCGCAAATTCATTCAGAAAGAAAGCAGGTCCATGCATGATAGAGCCCCGGCGGCGTGGGTGAATCCGGTGACGCCGAAATGTGTGCATTGCGGACGAGAAAATTGCATCAAACCAATCCTTGTGTACACTAAGAAAAGATCAATTAATTGGTTGTTCTTGTTGCTGGGACAAATGCTGGGTTTCTGCACCCTTAATCAACTCAGATATTTCTGCAAGCACACCAATAACCATCGAACTGGTGCCAAAGATCGCCTTCTTTATTGTGCCTACATGACCCTCAGCAAACAGCTTGTTCCCGAGTGGTTCGATTAA
- the LOC114408472 gene encoding organ-specific protein S2-like has translation MKSNFAVFVVFSLLLIANLSCARKDLGWYWKNVMKEQPMPQAIKDLVEDSQASAAGKKDRFIRDFDVKPNVILYHTHVVPMKQKHKHKQNPFVKNQD, from the exons ATGAAGTCCAATTTTGCTGTTTTCGTAGTCTTCTCTCTTCTCCTG ATTGCCAACTTGAGCTGTGCAAGGAAAGACCTGGGATGGTATTGGAAGAATGTGATGAAGGAGCAACCTATGCCACAAGCAATTAAAGACCTTGTTGAGGATTCACAAGCATCAGCTGCAGGGAAGAAGGATCGTTTTATCAGGGACTTCGATGTAAAGCCTAATGTCATATTATATCACACCCATGTTGTGCCCATGAAGCAGAAGCATAAGCATAAGCAGAATCCTTttgtcaagaatcaagattga
- the LOC114408473 gene encoding BURP domain-containing protein BNM2A-like, translated as MRLGFASWRFILCTLVVFLILQDSVARKIATTSGNEVQLKEVSYDLQKLATEGLVLDSIIQLEGADIKRKNKHVHKDEARVKKGIGFDIEEEEDKNDHKKIVGKDVHGYKPSHEDHKHMDLELNVFFTPNDLKVGKIMPIYFSKKNSSTSPKFLTREEADQIPFSSKHLPSLLKFFSIPKHSPQAKAMKYTLKQCEFESMEGETKFCATSLESLFDFAHYLFGSNAQFKVLTTVHLTNSTTLLQNYTISEVKVISVPNVIGCHPMPYPYAVFYCHSQHSDTNLYEVMVEGENGGRVQAAAICHMDTSKWDRDHVSFRVLKVEPGTSPVCHFFPPDNLVWVPLPLAP; from the exons atgagACTTGGATTTGCTTCTTGGAGATTCATCCTATGCACCCTAGTTGTCTTTTTG ATTCTACAAGACAGTGTAGCTAGAAAGATAGCTACAACATCTGGGAATGAAGTTCAACTGAAGGAAGTATCCTATGATTTGCAAAAGCTTGCAACAGAGGGTCTTGTACTTGACAGTATTATTCAGCTTGAAGGCGCTGATATAAAAAGGAAGAATAAGCATGTCCATAAAGACGAGGCTAGAGTGAAGAAAGGAATAGGATTTGACATAGAAGAAGAGGAGGATAAAAATGATCACAAAAAGATAGTTGGAAAGGATGTGCATGGTTATAAGCCATCTCATGAGGATCACAAACACATGGACCTTGAACTGAATGTGTTTTTCACCCCAAATGATTTGAAGGTTGGGAAAATAATGCCCATCTATTTTTCCAAGAAAAACTCCTCAACATCTCCAAAATTTCTGACCAGAGAAGAAGCTGATCAGATTCCTTTCTCATCAAAACACCTACCATCGCTTCTCAAATTCTTCTCCATCCCAAAACACTCTCCCCAAGCCAAGGCAATGAAATATACCCTCAAACAATGTgaatttgaatccatggaaggagAGACCAAGTTCTGTGCCACTTCCCTGGAGTCCTTGTTTGATTTTGCACACTATCTGTTCGGGTCCAATGCACAATTCAAAGTTTTGACCACTGTTCATCTCACAAATTCAACAACCCTGCTACAGAACTACACAATCTCAGAAGTGAAAGTGATTTCAGTTCCAAATGTTATAGGGTGTCACCCCATGCCTTACCCTTATGCAGTTTTTTACTGCCACAGCCAGCATAGTGACACCAATCTCTATGAGGTGATGGTagaaggtgagaatggagggaGAGTTCAAGCTGCAGCTATTTGCCACATGGACACCTCTAAGTGGGACCGAGACCACGTGTCCTTTCGTGTGCTCAAAGTTGAGCCGGGAACCTCACCTGTGTGTCATTTCTTCCCTCCTGATAATCTAGTCTGGGTGCCTTTGCCTCTGGCTCCATAA
- the LOC114408474 gene encoding phosphatidylinositol-glycan biosynthesis class X protein-like, producing MATRRCIQLFIYFLATCSSLADSVSSPVPVNKFLMQSYYDRYTILHDSDFDNFMSQAIPSGSSCGFVLRLSDLKRTLIGEGSHRSVSTLIKFQTQQLKSELLSYSCEFIIIERLPSGVFADPFELQHLVHRGIFSDVAVFGDTNLELPSFLSNRSAVEIHLLVDPNILQEPTDIKMELPLHARYQPLNESGYSTVEFGAPDMLVRCGTKGKVENHYCFFKLEKDDANLYGPHTVWRIPSGIKAHADLVSAATFIAALLSTLAIVVASLYYSNS from the exons ATGGCAACTCGGCGATGCATTCAACTCTTCATTTATTTCTTAGCTACATGCTCTTCGCTTGCCGATTCAGTTTCAAGTCCG GTGCCCGTCAACAAATTTCTGATGCAGTCCTATTACGACAGATACACGATTTTACACGATTcggattttgataattttatgtcTCAAGCAATCCCTTCTGGTTCTTCGTGTGGATTTGTGTTGAGATTGTCAGATTTAAAGCGCACTCTTATTGGTGAAGGTTCACATCGTAGTGTCTCTACATTAATCAAATTTCAGACCCAACAGTTAAAGTCTGAACTGTTAAGCTACTCATGTGAATTCATAATTATTGAAAGATTGCCTTCTGGAGTTTTTGCTGATCCATTTGAGTTACAACATCTTGTTCACCGTGGCA TTTTCAGTGATGTAGCTGTCTTTGGTGACACAAATCTGGAGCTGCCTTCATTCTTGTCCAATCGTTCTGCTGTTGAAATTCACTTGCTTGTTGACCCAAATATATTGCAAGAGCCAACTGATATAAAAATGGAGCTTCCATTGCATGCTCGATATCAA CCCCTTAATGAAAGTGGGTACTCGACGGTTGAATTTGGTGCACCGGATATGTTAGTGCGCTGCGGCACAAAAGGAAAGGTGGAAAACCACTATTGCTTCTTCAAATTGGAAAAGGATGACGCCAATCTGTATGGTCCTCATACTGTTTGGAGAATACCTTCTGGAATAAAGGCACATGCTGATCTTGTTTCTGCAGCTACATTTATTGCAGCTTTGTTATCAACTCTTGCAATTGTTGTTGCATCATTATATTATTCCAATAGCTGA